The proteins below come from a single Staphylococcus sp. MI 10-1553 genomic window:
- the gdpS gene encoding GGDEF domain-containing protein GdpS: MIEAIIYNISVTIAGIYLFHRLQYAESHDFRFSKSYITVLMTIVGLLLAFQPIPIENYMIQLSFVPLLFLGRYTNSFYTVFAAVIIALVGYFVLSTTLTYAVSLLVIAAIVSTIGPFLKQNHVVAIQILNILSIIILAIIAMIMPSFDIVEVLYLIPISMIATLVTAVFYVDLLRFFSLIERYENEDTVDYLTGLGNVKEFDRHLNEMARVAEDKQQSLALLLIDIDGFKDVNDTYTHHAGDAVLKQMSHLLQNYVPKNTRIFRNGGEEFSIVLRDCSLDECVKLAESIRKAVEKSNFHMPDKIVIKLSVSIGVGYMTSESHKSQRKLFKDADDMLHVAKNEGRNQVMFNPIISPK, from the coding sequence ATGATTGAAGCTATTATTTATAATATTTCAGTAACGATTGCTGGAATATATTTATTTCATCGTCTTCAATACGCTGAATCTCATGACTTTAGATTCTCAAAAAGTTATATTACCGTATTGATGACTATCGTTGGATTGTTACTTGCATTTCAACCTATTCCAATCGAAAACTATATGATTCAACTTTCTTTTGTCCCTTTACTCTTTTTAGGCCGATATACAAATTCATTTTACACAGTATTCGCAGCAGTCATTATCGCTTTGGTCGGTTACTTTGTATTATCGACTACATTAACTTATGCTGTGTCGTTGTTAGTCATTGCAGCTATTGTAAGTACAATTGGACCATTTCTCAAGCAAAATCATGTTGTTGCGATCCAAATCTTAAATATTTTAAGCATTATTATTTTAGCCATTATTGCAATGATTATGCCGTCATTTGATATCGTAGAAGTGCTCTATTTAATCCCTATTTCAATGATAGCAACATTAGTAACAGCCGTATTTTACGTAGACTTGCTTAGATTCTTCTCACTCATTGAACGTTACGAGAATGAAGATACTGTTGATTACTTAACAGGTTTAGGCAATGTAAAAGAATTTGACCGTCATTTAAACGAGATGGCACGCGTAGCAGAAGATAAACAACAAAGCTTAGCGTTACTATTAATTGATATTGATGGTTTTAAAGATGTGAACGATACCTATACACATCATGCCGGTGATGCCGTATTAAAACAAATGTCTCACCTTTTACAAAATTACGTGCCTAAAAATACACGTATTTTCCGAAACGGGGGCGAAGAGTTTTCGATCGTCTTACGTGATTGCTCTTTAGACGAATGTGTCAAACTTGCTGAAAGTATCCGTAAAGCTGTAGAAAAATCAAATTTCCATATGCCAGACAAAATTGTCATTAAACTCTCCGTTTCTATTGGCGTCGGTTACATGACGAGTGAAAGTCATAAATCACAACGCAAATTATTTAAAGATGCTGATGATATGTTACATGTCGCGAAAAACGAAGGGCGTAACCAAGTTATGTTCAACCCTATTATCAGCCCAAAATAA
- a CDS encoding EMYY motif lipoprotein produces MKKWIKMIILSFLMIGSLTACMASSQKQMHAFDQQMKTVAEKERIVNQTLEQMNLNQLYDLSQTDTTDANKQAFDQLKKQIDDKLKPEMKAYHQEAKALTEQNKDLKALKSTYLEGIKGKEKVIEKLEQFIVLCQNSIRANENILDFTQQFEKYRSRVETQISSAKQTSQGIEDSTKLEARLDENNRHIKDKAETSIREKDGKAQMQAIQEEVIPLVQTQIKDLNEMQLRDEMTNRARQNAVQMYYSLERYYQERLKTIEYNQKLAQANIRKLITKAKDLDSYNAPYENQRDQLNSS; encoded by the coding sequence ATGAAAAAATGGATAAAAATGATCATTTTAAGTTTCCTGATGATTGGCAGTCTTACCGCATGTATGGCATCATCTCAAAAGCAGATGCATGCATTCGATCAACAAATGAAGACTGTCGCAGAAAAAGAACGCATTGTGAATCAAACATTGGAACAAATGAATTTAAACCAACTTTATGATTTGAGTCAAACAGATACGACAGATGCGAACAAGCAAGCGTTTGATCAACTTAAAAAGCAAATTGACGATAAATTAAAGCCAGAGATGAAAGCGTATCATCAAGAGGCCAAAGCACTTACTGAACAAAATAAAGATTTGAAAGCGTTGAAGTCTACATATTTAGAGGGAATAAAGGGTAAAGAAAAAGTAATTGAAAAATTGGAGCAGTTTATCGTACTCTGCCAAAATTCAATACGTGCGAATGAAAACATACTTGATTTCACACAACAATTTGAAAAGTATCGCAGTCGTGTAGAGACACAAATAAGCAGTGCGAAACAAACGTCGCAAGGCATAGAAGATAGCACAAAATTAGAAGCACGACTCGATGAAAATAATCGGCACATAAAAGATAAAGCAGAGACTTCTATCCGTGAAAAAGATGGGAAGGCACAAATGCAGGCGATTCAAGAAGAAGTGATTCCGTTAGTTCAAACACAGATTAAAGATTTAAATGAAATGCAATTACGAGATGAGATGACGAACCGCGCACGACAAAATGCAGTTCAAATGTATTACAGTCTTGAGCGCTATTATCAAGAACGTCTCAAAACGATTGAATATAATCAAAAATTGGCTCAGGCGAATATCCGTAAACTCATTACGAAAGCTAAAGATTTAGATAGCTACAACGCACCGTACGAAAATCAGCGTGATCAGTTGAATTCAAGTTAA
- the ytxJ gene encoding bacillithiol system redox-active protein YtxJ, whose product MAIKLTSIDQFEQMIEENPYIFILKHSNTCPISENAFDQFNKFLYERDMDGYYVVVQEARELSDYIAEKTGVQHESPQALYFVNGEVKWHDSHKNVNVSELAKAEE is encoded by the coding sequence ATGGCGATTAAGCTAACTTCGATTGACCAATTCGAACAAATGATTGAAGAGAATCCATATATATTTATTTTAAAACATAGCAATACTTGTCCGATTTCGGAAAACGCGTTCGACCAATTTAATAAATTTTTATATGAACGTGATATGGATGGTTACTATGTAGTTGTTCAAGAAGCACGTGAATTATCGGATTATATTGCTGAAAAGACAGGTGTCCAACATGAATCACCTCAAGCGCTTTATTTCGTAAACGGTGAGGTAAAGTGGCACGACAGTCATAAAAATGTGAATGTCTCTGAACTTGCGAAAGCTGAGGAATAG
- the murB gene encoding UDP-N-acetylmuramate dehydrogenase: MLFVNHSSILQDLEKLIPASIIKVNEPLKRYTYTETGGNADFYISPERYEDVQKVVKYAYEHHIPVTYLGNGSNIIIRDGGIRGIVLSLLLLNHIVTSDATIIAGSGAAIIDVSRKARDVSLTGLEFACGIPGSIGGAVYMNAGAYGGEVKDVIDYALVIDERGELLKLTHNELELDYRNSIIQQQHYVVLEAAFTLTPGKQEDIQEKMDDLTERRESKQPLEFPSCGSVFRRPPGHFAGQLIQNADLQGHRIGGVEVSRKHAGFMVNVDHGTATDYENLIHHVQNVVKEKFGIELEREVRIIGEDLEK; the protein is encoded by the coding sequence ATGTTATTTGTGAATCATTCTAGCATCTTACAGGATTTAGAAAAACTGATTCCTGCAAGTATTATTAAGGTAAATGAACCATTAAAACGCTATACTTACACTGAAACTGGAGGGAATGCGGATTTTTATATTTCACCTGAACGTTATGAAGATGTACAAAAAGTCGTGAAATATGCGTATGAACATCACATACCAGTGACCTATTTGGGAAATGGTTCAAATATTATTATTAGAGACGGCGGTATTCGAGGGATTGTTTTGAGCTTACTTTTATTAAATCACATCGTTACTTCTGATGCGACGATCATTGCAGGCAGTGGTGCGGCCATTATCGATGTGTCTCGAAAAGCCCGTGACGTTTCATTAACAGGGCTTGAATTTGCATGTGGAATCCCTGGTTCTATCGGTGGCGCTGTTTATATGAATGCAGGCGCTTATGGGGGCGAAGTAAAAGATGTGATCGATTACGCACTTGTCATTGATGAACGTGGAGAGTTGCTTAAATTAACGCATAATGAACTTGAATTGGATTATCGTAATAGCATTATCCAACAACAGCATTATGTCGTGTTGGAAGCTGCTTTTACGCTAACACCTGGGAAGCAAGAAGACATTCAAGAGAAAATGGATGATCTCACAGAACGACGCGAATCTAAACAACCTCTTGAATTTCCATCATGCGGCAGTGTTTTCCGTCGTCCACCCGGTCATTTTGCAGGTCAACTAATTCAAAATGCCGACTTGCAAGGGCATCGTATTGGTGGCGTCGAAGTCTCTCGTAAACATGCTGGATTTATGGTGAATGTGGATCACGGGACAGCTACAGACTACGAAAACTTAATTCATCATGTCCAAAACGTCGTGAAAGAAAAATTTGGGATTGAGTTAGAAAGAGAAGTTCGTATTATTGGGGAAGATTTAGAGAAATAA
- a CDS encoding threonine/serine exporter family protein gives MAEALTIIDENKVIDVVLLAGKVLLESGAETYRVEDTMGRIAASFGLEDTYAFVTSTAIIFSLNDRTNTRLVRVRERTTDLEKIALANNISRKISRNALTLDEAKAELIHLEHASLQYSFIIKFLAASIACGFFLFMFGGVRHDFIYAVIAGGAAFLTFDLVQRFIQIKFFSEFISATVVIAVAAFFTKNGWAINQDIITIAGVMPLVPGILITNAIRDLMAGELLAGMSRGVEAALTAFAIGAGVAIVLLIF, from the coding sequence ATGGCAGAAGCACTCACGATTATTGATGAAAACAAAGTCATTGATGTCGTCCTACTTGCTGGTAAGGTTTTGTTGGAAAGTGGCGCAGAAACATATCGTGTAGAAGATACAATGGGCCGTATTGCAGCGAGCTTTGGTCTAGAAGATACATACGCCTTTGTAACATCAACAGCGATTATTTTTTCACTGAATGACCGAACGAATACACGTCTTGTTCGTGTACGTGAACGGACGACAGACTTAGAAAAAATTGCACTCGCCAACAATATTTCAAGAAAGATTTCGCGTAATGCGTTAACGTTAGACGAAGCAAAAGCGGAACTGATTCACTTAGAGCACGCTTCATTACAATATTCATTTATCATTAAGTTTTTAGCTGCATCTATCGCATGTGGTTTCTTTTTATTTATGTTCGGCGGTGTTCGACATGATTTTATTTATGCCGTTATTGCAGGAGGCGCTGCATTTTTAACATTCGACTTAGTCCAACGCTTTATTCAAATTAAATTTTTCTCAGAATTCATTAGTGCAACAGTTGTAATTGCAGTGGCCGCTTTTTTCACTAAAAATGGATGGGCTATCAATCAGGATATTATTACCATTGCTGGCGTCATGCCACTAGTACCAGGAATTTTAATTACAAATGCCATTCGTGATTTAATGGCTGGTGAACTTTTAGCAGGCATGTCACGTGGTGTAGAAGCTGCCCTCACTGCATTTGCGATTGGGGCCGGCGTTGCGATTGTATTACTTATTTTCTAG
- a CDS encoding CHY zinc finger protein has translation MPKVYGATVDQETRCTHYNTPFDVIAIKFKCCHKYYPCFKCHNESEKHRPKRWHSDEFDERAILCGVCGYEMSIETYMMTESCPKCEAHFNNRCKFHYHHYFEI, from the coding sequence ATGCCGAAAGTTTATGGTGCGACTGTCGACCAAGAAACACGTTGTACACACTACAATACGCCATTCGATGTGATCGCAATTAAGTTTAAATGTTGTCATAAATATTATCCTTGCTTTAAATGTCATAATGAATCTGAAAAACATCGTCCGAAGCGTTGGCATTCGGATGAATTTGATGAGCGCGCTATTTTATGCGGCGTTTGCGGTTATGAGATGTCGATTGAAACGTATATGATGACCGAATCTTGTCCTAAGTGTGAAGCACATTTTAATAACAGATGTAAGTTTCATTATCACCATTATTTCGAAATTTAA
- a CDS encoding NUDIX domain-containing protein — MYRNKLIPAVYIVIEQDGHQLYLRRSNTGYENGKLSSPAGHIEKGEMPYQVATRESFEELNIVVNPEALNVKHVCSRYEEKRIDYYLKVNR, encoded by the coding sequence ATGTACAGAAATAAGCTGATTCCCGCCGTATATATTGTGATTGAACAAGACGGTCATCAATTATATTTAAGAAGGTCAAATACAGGTTATGAAAATGGAAAATTATCGTCACCCGCTGGTCATATTGAAAAAGGTGAGATGCCCTATCAAGTAGCGACGAGAGAATCATTTGAAGAATTAAATATTGTTGTAAATCCTGAAGCTCTTAACGTCAAGCATGTTTGTTCCAGATATGAAGAAAAAAGAATCGACTACTATTTAAAAGTCAATCGTTAG
- a CDS encoding threonine/serine exporter family protein gives MLFSIIFNAPKRLLLASGFVGAMGWSIYKFTVDMNYGIVMAAFLGSFILAIMSHTMSRRYKRPVIIFIVPGIIPLVPGGAAYEATRLLVTNAYTPAVNQFLEVTLTSGAIAFGILCAEIFYYIYTRLKHAYGKLKGKHYRKGYHMNNRI, from the coding sequence ATGTTATTTTCAATCATTTTCAATGCGCCAAAACGCCTTTTACTCGCATCAGGCTTTGTAGGTGCCATGGGTTGGTCCATTTATAAATTTACAGTCGATATGAACTATGGGATTGTCATGGCTGCTTTTTTAGGAAGTTTTATCCTTGCGATTATGAGTCATACGATGAGCCGTCGTTATAAGCGCCCTGTCATTATTTTCATTGTGCCAGGTATCATTCCATTAGTGCCTGGTGGTGCAGCATATGAAGCAACCCGTTTACTCGTAACAAATGCTTATACGCCTGCAGTGAATCAATTTTTAGAAGTGACTTTAACATCAGGTGCCATCGCATTCGGTATTCTTTGTGCCGAAATCTTCTACTACATCTATACACGACTTAAACATGCTTATGGTAAACTTAAAGGAAAGCATTATCGTAAAGGATACCATATGAACAACCGTATCTAA
- a CDS encoding glycosyltransferase family 4 protein — MYTLTLIGVSMIVSLIITPIVIAVSKKLDIVDKPNFRKIHTKPISMLGGTAILLSFLIGIWLGHPIEREIKPLLLGAIVMYFVGLIDDLYDLKPILKLIGQIAAALVVVSYGVTIDFISIPIGPTIYFGWLSIPITIFWIVAITNAINLIDGLDGLAAGVSVIALVTIAFIAILQGNIFIIMICSVLIGSLVGFLAFNFHPAKIFLGDSGALCIGFIIGFVSLLGFKNITFISLFFPIVILAVPFIDTLFAMIRRVKKGQHIMQADKSHLHHKLLELGYTHRQTVILIYSIAFMFSVVSIILYLSQPWGVFLMIILIVITIELIVEFTGLIDDDYRPLLDLIAKQKRLRSKK, encoded by the coding sequence ATGTATACTTTAACACTCATTGGCGTCTCGATGATAGTCAGTTTAATAATTACACCAATAGTAATAGCCGTTTCTAAAAAGCTAGATATTGTAGATAAACCCAACTTCCGTAAAATACATACTAAACCCATTTCGATGCTTGGGGGTACAGCAATATTATTATCTTTCTTAATAGGAATTTGGCTTGGACATCCGATTGAACGAGAAATCAAGCCGCTATTACTTGGTGCAATTGTTATGTATTTTGTTGGATTAATAGATGATTTATACGACTTAAAACCTATACTTAAATTAATAGGTCAAATTGCGGCGGCATTAGTCGTTGTGTCGTACGGCGTGACTATCGATTTTATTTCCATTCCGATTGGACCAACTATTTACTTTGGATGGTTGAGTATCCCAATTACCATTTTTTGGATTGTAGCCATTACGAATGCGATTAACTTAATAGATGGCTTAGATGGACTTGCAGCAGGCGTTTCTGTCATTGCGCTTGTGACGATTGCGTTTATTGCGATTTTACAAGGCAATATTTTTATTATTATGATTTGTAGTGTTTTGATTGGTTCACTTGTTGGATTTCTTGCTTTCAATTTTCATCCGGCTAAAATCTTTTTGGGAGATAGTGGCGCGTTATGTATTGGCTTTATTATCGGTTTCGTATCACTACTCGGTTTTAAAAATATTACGTTTATTTCCTTATTTTTCCCAATTGTTATTTTAGCAGTGCCATTTATTGATACACTCTTTGCGATGATTCGCCGTGTTAAAAAAGGTCAACATATTATGCAAGCCGATAAATCTCACTTACATCACAAGTTATTAGAGCTCGGTTATACGCATCGACAAACGGTGATTTTAATCTATTCTATCGCGTTTATGTTTAGCGTCGTGAGTATTATTTTATACCTCTCACAACCGTGGGGCGTCTTTTTGATGATTATCCTCATTGTCATTACGATTGAATTGATTGTTGAATTCACTGGCTTAATAGACGATGATTATCGACCATTACTTGATCTCATAGCGAAACAAAAGCGATTAAGAAGTAAAAAATAA
- the pepT gene encoding peptidase T, with protein sequence MKEQIIERLSRYVKINTQSNPNSETTPSTERQWDLLHLLESELKAMGLDTDLDHHGYLFATLEANIETDAPTIGFLAHVDTSPDFNAANVNPQMIDNYDGGVITLGTSGREINPEVFPDILKVKGHTLMTTDGTSLLGADDKAGVVEIMEALQYLIAHPEIKHGRIRVGFTPDEEIGRGPHKFDVERFDADFAYTMDGSQLGELQFESFNAAEAKITFEGVNVHPGSAKDKMVNALNLANTFHQALPANEVPEHTEGYEGFFHLMEMNGNVEKATAQYIIRDHDSTSFENRKQQLIAIQKEMNARYYYDPVHLVINDQYRNMAEKITPLQHIIDIPKAVYAELNITPNTEPIRGGTDGSQLSFMGLPTPNLFTGCDNFHGPYEYASIDVMAQAVQVILGIVQKVTEK encoded by the coding sequence ATGAAAGAACAAATTATCGAAAGACTCTCACGTTACGTTAAAATCAATACACAATCTAATCCGAATAGCGAGACAACCCCTTCTACTGAGCGTCAATGGGATTTACTTCATCTTTTAGAAAGTGAATTAAAAGCGATGGGCCTCGATACCGATTTAGATCATCACGGTTACCTATTTGCCACATTAGAAGCGAATATTGAAACAGATGCACCTACGATCGGATTTTTAGCGCATGTGGATACGTCACCTGATTTCAACGCCGCAAATGTAAACCCACAAATGATAGACAATTATGACGGCGGCGTCATCACTTTAGGTACTTCTGGCCGTGAAATCAATCCCGAAGTCTTTCCAGATATCCTTAAAGTCAAAGGGCATACATTAATGACAACAGACGGAACTTCACTACTTGGTGCCGATGATAAAGCAGGTGTAGTCGAAATTATGGAAGCACTCCAATATTTGATTGCACATCCAGAAATTAAACATGGTCGTATTCGTGTCGGCTTTACCCCTGATGAAGAAATTGGTCGTGGTCCTCACAAATTCGACGTTGAACGTTTTGATGCGGATTTTGCCTATACAATGGATGGCAGTCAGTTAGGTGAATTACAATTTGAAAGTTTTAACGCGGCAGAAGCTAAAATTACGTTTGAGGGTGTGAATGTTCACCCAGGTTCTGCTAAAGATAAAATGGTCAACGCGCTAAATTTAGCTAATACGTTTCATCAAGCGTTACCTGCCAATGAAGTTCCAGAGCACACGGAAGGTTACGAAGGTTTCTTCCACCTCATGGAAATGAATGGTAACGTTGAAAAAGCGACTGCACAGTATATCATTCGTGATCATGACAGCACTTCTTTTGAAAATCGAAAGCAACAACTCATTGCGATTCAAAAAGAGATGAATGCACGTTATTATTATGATCCTGTTCATCTCGTGATCAATGACCAATATCGAAACATGGCAGAAAAAATTACGCCGCTTCAACATATTATCGACATTCCAAAAGCGGTTTATGCTGAACTTAATATCACACCGAATACTGAACCTATTCGTGGCGGTACAGATGGTTCCCAACTTTCCTTTATGGGCCTACCGACACCGAATTTATTTACAGGCTGTGATAACTTCCACGGTCCTTACGAATATGCTTCTATCGATGTCATGGCACAAGCCGTACAAGTCATCTTAGGCATCGTACAAAAAGTAACTGAAAAATAA
- the nrdF gene encoding class 1b ribonucleoside-diphosphate reductase subunit beta gives MIAVNWNTQEDMTNMFWRQNIAQMWVETEFKVSKDIASWKTLTEAEQEAFKKALAGLTGLDTHQADDGMPLIMLHTKDLRKKAVYAFMGMMEQIHAKSYSHIFTTLLPSRETNELLDKWVLEEPHLKYKSEKIISNYHKLWGKEASIYDQYMARVSSVFLETFLFYSGFYYPLYLAGQGRMTTSGEIIRKILLDESIHGVFTGLDAQSLRNELSESEKQKADTEMYKLLEDLYANEESYTRSLYEPIGLADDVMNYVRYNGNKALSNLGFEPYFEEREFSPIIENALDTSTKNHDFFSVKGDGYVLALNVEALQDEDFIF, from the coding sequence ATGATAGCTGTAAATTGGAACACACAAGAAGATATGACGAATATGTTTTGGCGCCAGAACATTGCTCAAATGTGGGTGGAAACGGAATTTAAAGTTTCAAAAGATATCGCAAGTTGGAAAACTTTAACTGAAGCAGAACAAGAAGCGTTTAAAAAAGCATTGGCAGGTTTAACGGGTTTGGATACACACCAAGCTGATGACGGAATGCCATTAATCATGCTACATACGAAAGATTTACGTAAAAAAGCCGTTTACGCATTCATGGGGATGATGGAACAAATCCATGCTAAGAGTTATTCGCATATTTTTACGACGCTGTTACCTTCTAGAGAAACGAATGAGTTACTAGATAAATGGGTACTTGAAGAACCACATTTAAAATACAAATCTGAGAAAATTATTAGCAATTACCATAAATTGTGGGGGAAAGAAGCGTCTATTTATGATCAATACATGGCGCGTGTTTCAAGTGTCTTTTTAGAAACTTTCCTATTCTATTCAGGTTTTTATTATCCGCTATATTTGGCAGGACAAGGCCGCATGACGACATCTGGTGAAATTATTCGTAAAATTTTATTAGATGAATCGATTCACGGTGTATTCACTGGTTTAGACGCGCAAAGTTTACGTAATGAATTATCAGAAAGTGAAAAACAAAAAGCAGACACAGAAATGTATAAGTTATTAGAAGACTTATATGCCAATGAAGAATCGTATACACGTAGCTTATATGAACCGATTGGCTTAGCTGATGATGTCATGAACTATGTCCGTTATAACGGGAATAAAGCACTGTCAAACTTAGGATTTGAACCGTATTTCGAAGAGCGTGAATTCAGTCCGATTATTGAAAACGCACTCGATACATCAACGAAAAACCATGACTTCTTCTCGGTTAAAGGTGATGGTTATGTTTTGGCATTGAATGTAGAAGCATTGCAAGATGAAGATTTCATTTTCTAA
- a CDS encoding GrpB family protein → MYRHVQPFTIENQQTFYATQYEKNQHILFDLLDSPVKFTQHIGGTFHFNYPTEPILDILVGVENLHDITSLDEKRLNYAGFYRLHHAYEKKVVMAKFNNLNELKQEVRLHIIQMHTPTFQQYQQFHELLTHHPAAIQFFKAQKASLVQQFMPIRDYENLKKQWFKQLQQYAT, encoded by the coding sequence ATGTATCGTCATGTCCAACCTTTTACGATTGAAAATCAACAGACATTTTATGCGACACAATACGAAAAAAATCAGCACATTTTGTTTGATCTCTTAGACTCACCAGTGAAGTTCACACAGCATATTGGCGGTACTTTTCATTTTAATTATCCGACTGAACCCATTTTAGATATTTTAGTCGGTGTTGAAAATTTGCATGACATTACGTCTTTAGATGAAAAGCGATTAAACTATGCAGGATTTTATCGCTTACACCATGCTTATGAAAAGAAAGTCGTGATGGCAAAATTTAATAATCTGAATGAATTAAAGCAAGAAGTCCGTTTACATATTATTCAAATGCACACGCCTACTTTCCAACAATATCAACAATTTCACGAATTATTAACGCATCATCCAGCAGCCATTCAATTTTTTAAAGCCCAAAAAGCCTCTCTCGTACAACAATTCATGCCTATCCGAGATTATGAAAACTTAAAAAAGCAATGGTTTAAACAACTTCAACAATACGCAACATAA
- a CDS encoding glycerate kinase yields the protein MKILVAMDEFNHIISSYDANRYVEEGVASQIEDVDIVQVPLFNGRRELLNAIFLWKSGTQYQIPVHDAAMHAVDATYGQTDDGITVIEAGQFLKGTLPLVQQTSFGLGEVMRHALDKNAQHMIISVGAMDTFDGGAGMLQALGAQFYDDEGRIVDMTKGGGQIKHVRRIDLEGLHEGLKQCRIQIVTDFESKLYGKQSAVMKTYPNLQIDREEAVIIDNLLWYWSELFKHQHHIVLGTVERGGAGGGIAATLHALFKAEIHTSHELVDQITGLNALVKQADLVVFGEGIDEQDEMIETSSLRIAELCQQYDKLAIALCGTADKFERFEALGVTGMFNTFIEMPKTFIDFKMGIQLRNYAVQAIRLLRTSFN from the coding sequence ATGAAAATATTAGTAGCTATGGATGAATTTAATCACATTATTTCAAGTTATGACGCGAATCGCTATGTAGAAGAAGGTGTGGCGAGTCAAATCGAGGATGTAGATATTGTACAAGTCCCACTATTTAATGGGAGACGAGAATTATTAAATGCCATTTTTTTATGGAAATCTGGTACACAATATCAAATTCCAGTACATGATGCGGCGATGCATGCTGTAGACGCAACGTATGGTCAAACAGATGACGGCATTACCGTTATAGAAGCAGGGCAGTTTTTAAAAGGGACGTTACCACTTGTGCAACAGACAAGCTTTGGTTTAGGCGAAGTGATGCGTCATGCTTTAGATAAAAACGCGCAACATATGATTATTTCAGTAGGTGCTATGGATACATTTGATGGTGGCGCAGGAATGTTACAAGCTTTAGGTGCACAGTTTTATGATGATGAAGGTCGAATCGTTGACATGACAAAAGGTGGCGGCCAAATCAAACATGTACGTCGTATTGATCTCGAAGGGTTGCATGAAGGTTTGAAGCAGTGCCGTATTCAGATTGTGACAGATTTTGAGAGTAAGTTATACGGAAAACAGAGTGCAGTCATGAAAACATATCCAAATCTTCAAATCGACCGAGAAGAAGCGGTGATTATTGATAATTTACTTTGGTATTGGAGTGAATTGTTTAAACATCAGCATCATATCGTGCTAGGTACGGTTGAAAGAGGCGGTGCGGGTGGCGGTATTGCGGCAACGTTGCATGCATTATTTAAAGCGGAAATTCATACGAGTCACGAATTAGTTGATCAAATTACAGGTTTGAATGCATTAGTGAAACAAGCGGACTTAGTTGTATTTGGTGAAGGTATTGATGAACAAGACGAAATGATTGAAACGTCTTCATTAAGAATTGCTGAACTATGCCAACAATATGATAAGCTAGCCATCGCACTATGTGGTACAGCGGATAAATTCGAACGATTCGAAGCACTAGGTGTGACAGGCATGTTCAACACGTTTATAGAGATGCCCAAAACATTCATTGATTTCAAAATGGGGATACAGTTAAGAAATTATGCCGTACAAGCCATTCGATTGTTGCGTACATCGTTTAATTAA